The proteins below come from a single Orcinus orca chromosome 6, mOrcOrc1.1, whole genome shotgun sequence genomic window:
- the PLIN2 gene encoding perilipin-2 isoform X1: MASVAVEPQPSVVTRVANLPLVSSTYDLVSSAYINTKDQYPYLKSVCEMAEKGVKTITSVAVTSALPIIQKLEPQIAVANTYACKGLDRIEEKLPILNQPTNQVVANAKGAMTGAKDAVTTTMTGAKDSVANTITGVVDKTKGTVTGSVEKTKSVVSGGINIVLGSRMMQLVSSGVENALTKSELLVDQYLPLTKDELEKEAKKVEGFDPVQKPSYYIRLGSLSTKLRSWAYQQALSRVKEAKQKSLETISQLHSTVNLIEFARKNVHNANQKIQGAQDKLYLSWLEWKRSIGYDDTDESHCAEHIESRTLAIARNLTQQLQTTCHTLLSNIQGLPQNIQDQANHLGVMAGDIYSVFRNVASFKEVSDGLLASSKGQLQKMKESLDDVMDYLVNNTPLHWLVGPFYPQVAESQRPQAQGTARRPGSLSATHITPVPVSNAQGSQPDDPSSYVETC, from the exons ATGGCATCTGTTGCAGTTGAACCACAGCCG AGTGTGGTGACAAGGGTGGCCAACCTACCCTTGGTGAGCTCCACATATGACCTCGTCTCCTCGGCTTACATCAATACGAAGGATCAGTATCCCTACTTGAAGTCTGTGTGTGAGATGGCAGAGAAGGGCGTGAAGACCATCACCTCGGTGGCCGTGACGAGTGCTCTGCCAATCATCCAAAAGCTAGAGCCACAAA TTGCCGTTGCCAATACCTATGCCTGTAAGGGGCTAGACAGGATTGAGGAGAAACTGCCTATTCTGAATCAGCCGACAAACCAG GTTGTGGCCAATGCCAAAGGAGCTATGACTGGGGCAAAAGATGCTGTGACGACTACTATGACTGGGGCCAAGGATTCTGTGGCCAACACAATCACTGGGGTGGTGGACAAGACCAAAGGAACAGTGACTGGCAGTGTGGAGAAGACCAAGTCCGTGGTCAGTGGCGGCATTAACATAGTCCTAGGAAGTCGGATGATGCAGCTGGTGAGCAGTGGAGTAGAAAATGCACTCACCAAATCAGAGCTGCTGGTAGACCAGTACCTCCCTCTCACCAAGGATGAACTAg aaaaagaagccaaaaaaGTGGAAGGCTTTGATCCTGTTCAGAAGCCAAGTTATTATATCAGACTGGGATCCCTGTCCACCAAGCTCCGCTCATGGGCCTACCAGCAGGCCCTCAGCAGGGTTAAAGAAGCTAAGCAGAAAAGCCTAGAGACCATTTCTCAGCTCCATTCCACTGTCAACCTG ATTGAATTTGCCAGGAAGAATGTGCATAATGCCAACCAGAAAATTCAGGGTGCTCAGGATAAGCTCTATCTGTCCTGGCTGGAGTGGAAGAGAAGCATCGGATATGACGATACAGATGAGTCCCACTGTGCTGAG CACATAGAGTCACGTACTCTTGCTATTGCCCGAAACCTGACTCAGCAGCTCCAGACCACATGCCACACCCTCCTGTCCAACATCCAAGGGTTACCACAGAACATCCAAGATCAGGCCAACCACTTGGGGGTGATGGCTGGTGACATCTACTCCGTGTTTCGCAACGTTGCCTCCTTTAAGGAAGTGTCTGACGGCCTCCTCGCTTCCAGCAAGGGGCAGCTGCAGAAAATGAAGGAGTCTTTAGATGATGTGATGGATTATCTTGTTAACAACACACCCCTCCACTGGCTGGTAGGTCCCTTTTATCCTCAGGTGGCTGAGTCTCAGCGTCCTCAGGCCCAAGGTACAGCCAGGAGGCCCGGCAGCCTGAGCGCAACACACATTACACCTGTCCCTGTCAGCAATGCACAGGGCAGCCAGCCAGATGACCCCTCCTCTTACGTTGAAACCTGCTAG
- the PLIN2 gene encoding perilipin-2 isoform X2, producing MASVAVEPQPSVVTRVANLPLVSSTYDLVSSAYINTKDQYPYLKSVCEMAEKGVKTITSVAVTSALPIIQKLEPQIAVANTYACKGLDRIEEKLPILNQPTNQVVANAKGAMTGAKDAVTTTMTGAKDSVANTITGVVDKTKGTVTGSVEKTKSVVSGGINIVLGSRMMQLVSSGVENALTKSELLVDQYLPLTKDELEKEAKKVEGFDPVQKPSYYIRLGSLSTKLRSWAYQQALSRVKEAKQKSLETISQLHSTVNLIEFARKNVHNANQKIQGAQDKLYLSWLEWKRSIGYDDTDESHCAEVSSA from the exons ATGGCATCTGTTGCAGTTGAACCACAGCCG AGTGTGGTGACAAGGGTGGCCAACCTACCCTTGGTGAGCTCCACATATGACCTCGTCTCCTCGGCTTACATCAATACGAAGGATCAGTATCCCTACTTGAAGTCTGTGTGTGAGATGGCAGAGAAGGGCGTGAAGACCATCACCTCGGTGGCCGTGACGAGTGCTCTGCCAATCATCCAAAAGCTAGAGCCACAAA TTGCCGTTGCCAATACCTATGCCTGTAAGGGGCTAGACAGGATTGAGGAGAAACTGCCTATTCTGAATCAGCCGACAAACCAG GTTGTGGCCAATGCCAAAGGAGCTATGACTGGGGCAAAAGATGCTGTGACGACTACTATGACTGGGGCCAAGGATTCTGTGGCCAACACAATCACTGGGGTGGTGGACAAGACCAAAGGAACAGTGACTGGCAGTGTGGAGAAGACCAAGTCCGTGGTCAGTGGCGGCATTAACATAGTCCTAGGAAGTCGGATGATGCAGCTGGTGAGCAGTGGAGTAGAAAATGCACTCACCAAATCAGAGCTGCTGGTAGACCAGTACCTCCCTCTCACCAAGGATGAACTAg aaaaagaagccaaaaaaGTGGAAGGCTTTGATCCTGTTCAGAAGCCAAGTTATTATATCAGACTGGGATCCCTGTCCACCAAGCTCCGCTCATGGGCCTACCAGCAGGCCCTCAGCAGGGTTAAAGAAGCTAAGCAGAAAAGCCTAGAGACCATTTCTCAGCTCCATTCCACTGTCAACCTG ATTGAATTTGCCAGGAAGAATGTGCATAATGCCAACCAGAAAATTCAGGGTGCTCAGGATAAGCTCTATCTGTCCTGGCTGGAGTGGAAGAGAAGCATCGGATATGACGATACAGATGAGTCCCACTGTGCTGAG GTTTCTTCAGCTTAA